The following are encoded together in the Xanthobacter autotrophicus Py2 genome:
- a CDS encoding Tetratricopeptide TPR_2 repeat protein (PFAM: TPR repeat-containing protein; Tetratricopeptide TPR_4; Tetratricopeptide TPR_2 repeat protein~SMART: Tetratricopeptide domain protein~KEGG: bur:Bcep18194_B1065 TPR repeat protein), which produces MSPEVSSALARAADLHRMGHFEQALAIYRRLAKAHSASFDIQRLLIFELLQVGRPKEAVIAARRLGDAHPRNPHAAILLGASHQGLGNWEKALAAFQVALSLEGAPLEARFLAGNAFCALGRYAEGVACYDAVLAADARSIEALSNRAGALARLGRLEEALRDSEALVALQPWQPLHLVNLAGTLLELQRSRDVIAAADAALRLAPGLADAEYLRGQALLGLGKWAEARVSLEKAVDLAPQNTAFHVRLISVLHLLEDLPAARSACDRAVVLDPKSALLFQLRAEIRRAQDDASGAMADVEAALALDPRLASAHVSRARLMADDGRRADMRKALGRALEVDPRRSYVLYANAQEKLAQGQWLEGWAGYEHREGILPPPFNPLPFTRWDGGETPEMLVVLGEQGIGDVIFFGRLLRLLADRGISTVLLTRPGLVPLLRDLDGRVPVVSDLSGIDQSMQGLRWAPIGSLPHLVSPDPAQWPAAPYLTAPQDRVSRWRHLRRDGAFNIGINWQGNPSRNVDVGRSMPLAHFAPLAEIPGVSLVSLQHGAGSEQLDQVPFAGAIVRPDAGFNADGIFIDTVGLMQTLDLVVTTDTALANLAGACGLLTFVALRAIPDWRWGCEGEETVFFPSLRLFRQQIAGDWSSLMERMAHKIRELM; this is translated from the coding sequence ATGTCTCCCGAAGTCTCAAGCGCGCTCGCTCGCGCGGCCGACCTGCACAGGATGGGGCATTTCGAACAGGCGCTCGCGATCTATCGCCGGCTTGCGAAAGCGCATTCCGCCTCATTCGACATCCAGCGCCTGTTGATTTTCGAGCTGCTGCAAGTGGGACGGCCCAAGGAGGCCGTGATTGCGGCGCGTCGCCTTGGGGACGCTCATCCGCGCAATCCCCATGCGGCGATCCTGCTTGGTGCCAGCCACCAGGGCCTGGGCAACTGGGAGAAGGCGCTTGCCGCCTTCCAGGTTGCTCTCAGCCTTGAGGGCGCGCCCCTGGAGGCACGCTTTCTGGCTGGCAATGCGTTTTGCGCCCTCGGCCGATATGCGGAGGGCGTGGCCTGCTACGACGCCGTCCTGGCGGCGGATGCCCGGTCGATCGAAGCGCTCTCCAACCGCGCCGGCGCCCTTGCGCGCCTCGGCCGGCTGGAGGAGGCGCTGCGCGACAGCGAAGCGCTTGTCGCCCTGCAGCCCTGGCAGCCGCTGCATCTCGTCAATCTGGCGGGGACCTTGCTGGAACTTCAGCGCTCCCGGGATGTCATAGCCGCGGCCGATGCCGCGCTTCGCCTGGCCCCTGGGCTTGCGGATGCCGAATATCTGCGCGGGCAGGCCCTGCTGGGACTGGGCAAGTGGGCCGAGGCGCGTGTCAGCCTGGAAAAGGCTGTCGACCTGGCGCCTCAGAACACCGCATTCCACGTGCGCCTGATTTCCGTCCTGCATCTTCTTGAGGACCTGCCCGCAGCGCGCAGCGCCTGCGACCGCGCCGTTGTTCTCGACCCGAAATCAGCCCTGCTTTTCCAGCTTCGCGCGGAAATTCGCCGGGCGCAGGACGATGCTTCCGGTGCCATGGCCGATGTGGAAGCTGCGCTCGCGCTCGATCCGCGACTGGCATCCGCGCACGTGTCGCGCGCCCGTCTGATGGCGGATGACGGCCGCCGGGCAGACATGCGCAAGGCCCTCGGGCGTGCCTTGGAAGTCGATCCTCGGCGGTCCTATGTCTTGTATGCAAATGCGCAGGAAAAACTCGCCCAGGGACAGTGGCTGGAGGGCTGGGCGGGATACGAGCATCGCGAAGGGATACTGCCGCCGCCCTTCAACCCGCTTCCGTTCACGCGCTGGGACGGAGGGGAAACGCCGGAAATGCTGGTTGTTCTGGGCGAGCAGGGGATAGGGGACGTGATCTTCTTCGGCCGCCTTCTGCGCCTTCTGGCGGATCGCGGGATCAGCACCGTCCTGCTCACGAGGCCGGGTCTCGTCCCGTTGCTTCGAGACCTCGACGGCCGGGTGCCGGTCGTCTCCGATCTATCGGGAATAGACCAGTCGATGCAGGGCCTGCGCTGGGCTCCCATCGGCAGCCTGCCGCATCTTGTGTCCCCCGACCCGGCCCAGTGGCCTGCCGCGCCCTATCTCACCGCGCCGCAGGACCGGGTTTCCAGATGGCGCCACCTGCGCCGCGATGGCGCTTTCAACATAGGCATCAACTGGCAGGGCAATCCGTCGCGCAACGTGGATGTGGGACGCTCGATGCCCCTGGCGCATTTCGCCCCGCTGGCCGAGATTCCGGGCGTGAGCCTTGTGTCGCTTCAGCACGGAGCAGGCAGCGAGCAGTTGGACCAGGTGCCATTTGCAGGCGCGATCGTGCGGCCTGACGCGGGCTTTAACGCGGACGGCATCTTTATCGACACGGTCGGCCTGATGCAGACCCTCGACCTGGTCGTCACCACCGACACCGCGCTCGCG